From a region of the Dermatophagoides farinae isolate YC_2012a chromosome 3, ASM2471394v1, whole genome shotgun sequence genome:
- the LanB2 gene encoding laminin subunit gamma-1 isoform X3 codes for MSSWIHHLLLLLLSSATCMMILAQPKTYSTSSNTYDVKIWTGQQWQSCNCNGRSNKCYFDEVLWRRTGHGGHCIDCADDTDGPNCERCKENYYTDLETNRCLACNCDPIGSVSLQCSSTGQCICKSGVEGQRCDRCASNYFDFSHNGCRPCGCSVEGSQDNVPLCDNKGKCRCKKNVEGEKCDRCKPGFFDLQLTNDLGCVACFCYGHSNQCTSSKGYSIYPIESTFNRDSERWIVKDKYGNDISIQYNSLGQNIGATSSFHDNTLYFHAPHKFLDDKKYSYNRNLTFNLQITGGKGNILSTIEDIVIEGNGIKILSPIFAQGNPLPNSRMQTYRFRLNEDMAYGWSPQLNSRDFIALLANITAIKIKATYSDMGSGFIDEVMLETAIASPGSNQATWVETCSCPDGHTGQHCESCTAGFKHDPPRGGKAAKCVPCKCNQHGEYCDSESGRCSCQNNTAGDTCDRCAPGYYGNALQGTEDDCKSCPCPNGGECAILPDEQIACLNCPEGYGGRLCEKCVDGYRMRPEDSKCEKCDCNGNIDPNAIGNCNSVTGQCLKCIYNTWGNSCEKCLPGHYGSALSFPRGDCKACACYPFGTIAEDNYFDYEEAKRQGYLKNFFSTQNFFTCNSVTGKCRCKANVAGRQCDVCVDGYWDLDSNEGCKACDCNEIGSENHLCDNRSGQCSCRSGVTGKHCDQCLPNYFGFGPNGCQKCDCDPIGSLEQQCDLITGQCKCRENVEGKQCQRCQENKYNKEAGCVDCPPCYTLVQESIAAHRVKVAGLKTLLDEIEQNPLAVEDANFERQLNEVMNTVKQLLQEAKDAQIDDDSLVAQLEQIKNRIRKVQDMTKKIENQMNFINNQINYGTKNITNAQEIVNAAEIDLNNARNHLENDGRRSLEKARMRAEKYGHQSERMSEIARESRLLADGHESEAERIINKFKDARNISETAYNLAKDAINTQKANKEELEKLKDKLNEVKEQYQMTIKLSQDVHKDAEKANQDALNLAADVNNIFVPDLNASRYKDEAIHIINKAKQAHIDADNMLKTHEELLNSTGNRLNDGRLLFEDAERKQQALDDLLTRADMAYNMTQEAVQSGNNILDDAKNTLKTLKEFDIHVQSSKEKANKAMDRVPEIEKEIDDIIRKSDYSLKSLNSALIEASNAKETAKVAEEKADHVSQASNMALRTAKQLTVKADDLLVRSAELTRDVDRTSDKMKSYEQQAEQDESLVDDALRKANTAKTSAMDAIKKVQNATYTVDKILKDLNSMEDMDENNLSDLEQRLRDAEREFRTADLDSRVMHLEKLNEEQKKSIHNYEDELEKLSADVANIAKIRQSLPDKCFRRNRLEP; via the exons ATGTCGTCATGGATTCAccatttgttattgttgttgctatctAGTGCAACttgtatgatgatattaGCACAGCCAAAAACCTATTCTACCAGTAGTAATACATATGATGTTAAAATCTGGACCGGTCAACAATGGCAAT CTTGCAACTGCAATGGCCGATCAAATAAATGTTATTTCGATGAAGTTTTATGGCGACGTACCGGACACGGGGGTCATTGTATTGATTGTGCCGATGATACTGATGGACCGAATTGTGAAAGAtgtaaagaaaattattataccGATCTTGAAACGAATCGATGTTTGGCTTGTAACTGTGACCCGATCGGTTCAGTAAGCCTTCAATGTTCCAGCACTGGTCAGTGTATTTGTAAATCTGGTGTTGAAGGACAACGATGTGATCGCTGTgcatcaaattattttgatttcagCCATAATGGCTGCAGACCTTGTGGTTGCAGTGTAGAAGGAAGCCAAGATAATGTTCCGCTGTGTGATAACAAAGGCAAGTGTCGTTGTAAGAAAAATGTTGAAGGTGAGAAATGCGATCGCTGTAAACCGGGATTTTTCGATCTACAATTAACCAATGATCTTGGCTGTGTGGCCTGTTTCTGTTATGGACATTCGAATCAATGTACAAGTTCAAAAGGTTATTCCATCTATCCAATCGAAAGTACATTCAATCGTGATTCCGAACGATGGATCGTCAAAGATAAATATGGCAACGACATATCCATCCAATACAATAGCCTTGGACAAAATATTGGAGCTACATCAAGTTTTCATGATAATACCTTGTATTTTCATGCTCCTCATAAATTCTTGGATGATAAGAAATATTCATACAATCGAAATCTAACATTTAATCTTCAGATCACTGGTGGTAAAGGAAACATTCTTTCAACCATCGAAGATATCGTTATCGAAGGTAATGGcatcaaaattttatcgCCTATTTTTGCCCAAGGAAATCCATTACCAAATTCTCGAATGCAAACCTATCGATTCCGTTTGAACGAAGATATGGCTTATGGATGGAGTCCACAATTGAATTCACGTGATTTTATTGCATTGTTAGCCAATATTACGGCCATTAAGATCAAGGCTACATATTCTGACATGGGTTCTGGATTTATTGACGAAGTGATGCTTGAAACAGCTATTGCAAGTCCAGGATCGAATCAGGCAACGTGGGTAGAAACGTGTTCTTGTCCAGATGGTCATACTGGTCAACATTGTGAATCATGTACTGCCGGTTTCAAACATGATCCTCCACGTGGTGGAAAAGCTGCTAAATGTGTTCCGTGCAAATGTAATCAACATGGTGAATATTGTGACAGCGAATCAG GTCGATGTAGTTGTCAAAATAATACCGCTGGAGATACGTGCGATCGTTGTGCGCCAGGTTATTATGGTAATGCATTACAAGGTACAGAAGATGATTGTAAATCATGTCCATGTCCGAATGGTGGTGAATGCGCCATTCTTCCTGACGAACAGATCGCTTGTCTAAACTGCCCAGAAGGCTATGGAG GTCGTCTTTGTGAGAAATGTGTTGATGGTTATCGAATGCGTCCGGAAGATtcaaaatgtgaaaaatgtGATTGTAACGGAAACATTGATCCGAACGCCATTGGAAATTGTAATTCTGTAACCGGACAATGTTTAAAATGTATTTACAATACATGGGGCAACAGTTGTGAGAAATGTCTCCCCGGACATTATGGATCAGCATTATCTTTTCCACGTGGCGATTGTAAAGCTTGTGCTTGTTATCCATTTGGAACGATCGCTGAAGATAATTATTTCGATTATGAAGAAGCAAAACGTCAAGGATATCtgaagaatttcttttccacacagaattttttcacttgcAACAGCGTAACCGGTAAATGTCGATGCAAAGCTAATGTAGCTGGACGACAGTGTGATGTCTGTGTCGATGGTTATTGGGATCTGGATTCCAACGAAGGCTGTAAAGCTTGTGATTGTAATGAAATCGGTTCGGAAAATCATCTTTGCGATAATCGTTCCGGACAATGTAGTTGTAGATCGGGTGTCACCGGAAAACATTGTGATCAATGTTTACCAAACTATTTTGGTTTCGGTCCGAATGGTTGCCAAAAATGTGATTGTGATCCGATTGGCTCATTAGAACAGCAATGCGATCTTATTACTGGCCAATGTAAATGTCGTGAAAATGTTGAAGGCAAACAATGTCAACGTTGTCAGGAAAATAAATACAACAAAGAAGCCGGATGTGTTGATTGTCCACCATGTTATACATTGGTACAAGAATCCATCGCTGCCCATCGAGTTAAAGTAGCTGGCCTTAAAACTTTATTggatgaaattgaacaaaatccATTGGCTGTGGAAGATGCGAATTTTGAACGTCAATTAAATGAAGTGATGAACACTGTAAAGCAATTACTTCAAGAAGCTAAAGATGCtcaaatcgatgatgattcccTTGTGGCTCAATTGGAACAGATAAAAAATCGTATCCGAAAAGTTCAAGATATGACCAAaaagattgaaaatcaaatgaatttcatcaataatcaaatcaattatgGTACGAAAAACATCACAAATGCACAAGAGATTGTCAATGCTGCTGAAATTGATCTGAACAATGCACGTAATCATCTGGAAAATGATGGTCGACGATCATTAGAAAAGGCGAGAATGCGTGCAGAAAAATATGGCCATCAGTCGGAAAGAATGTCAGAAATTGCTCGTGAATCCAGATTATTGGCCGATGGACATGAATCGGAAGCTGAACgaattatcaataaatttaaagATGCAAGAAACATTTCCGAAACTGCATATAATCTGGCCAAAGATGCTATCAACACTCAAAAAGCTAATAAAGAAGAgttggaaaaattaaaagataAATTAAATGAAGTGAAAGAACAATACCAAATGACCATTAAATTGTCACAGGATGTACACAAAGATGCCGAAAAAGCAAATCAAGATGCATTGAATTTGGCTGCCGATGTgaacaatatttttgttcCCGATCTCAATGCTTCGCGATATAAAGATGAAGCCATtcatataatcaacaaaGCTAAACAAGCACATATTGATGCCGATAATATGCTAAAAACCCATGAAGAATTGCTAAATAGCACTGgaaatcgattgaatgatgGTCGACTTTTGTTTGAGGATGCCGAACGTAAACAACAGGCTTTGGATGACCTGTTGACGCGTGCCGATATGGCTTACAATATGACACAAGAAGCAGTACAGAGTGGTAATAATATTTTGGATGATGCTAAAAATACgttgaaaacattgaaagaGTTTGACATACATGTTCAATCAAGTAAGGAAAAGGCAAATAAAGCTATGGATCGTGTGcctgaaattgaaaaagaaattgatgatatcatTCGTAAATCGGATTATTCactaaaatcattgaattctgCATTAATTGAAGCATCCAATGCTAAAGAGACGGCAAAAGTTGCTGAAGAAAAAGCTGATCATGTATCACAGGCTTCGAATATGGCTTTACGTACTGCTAAACAATTAACCGTTAAAGCTGATGATTTACTGGTTCGTTCCGCTGAATTGACACGAGATGTAGATAGAACATCGGACAAAATGAAATCCTATGAACAGCAAGCTGAGCAAGATGAAAGTCTTGTCGATGATGCCTTACGAAAAGCTAATACGGCTAAAACAAGCGCAATGGATGCTATCAAAAAAGTTCAGAATGCAACATATACTGTAGATAAAATACTCAAAGATTTAA ATTCAATGGAAGAtatggatgaaaataatctATCGGATTTAGAACAACGATTACGTGATGCTGAACGTGAATTTCGTACGGCCGATCTGGATAGCCGTGTGATGcatttggaaaaattgaatgaagaacAAAAGAAATCCATACATAATTATGAggatgaattggaaaaattatctGCCGATGTGGCCAATATTGCTAAAATTCGACAATCTCTGCCAGATAAATGTTTCCGTCGTAACCGCTTGGAACCCTAA